TAATATTACTTTTGATTTTCCTTCCTCTTTCGCTTTTTGTGCTTCGCGAATAGCAGCAGCAATGGCGTGAGCCGATTCAGGTGCAGGCATAATTCCTTCCGTTTGTGCAAATAAAACTCCGGCTTCAAACGATTCTAATTGCGGTATGTCCGTTGCTTCCATTAGATTATCAATCATTAATTGACTGACAATGGTTCCTGCGCCGTGATAACGCAATCCACCTGCGTGTATGTGAGCGGGAGCAAAGGAGTGTCCAAGCGTAAACATAGGAAGTAGGGGAGTGTAGCCTGCTTCGTCTCCAAAATCGTATTGGAAAACACCTTTGGTTAATTTTGGACAAGATGAAGGTTCCGCAGCAACAAAACGTGTTTTTTTGCCTTTTTTGATGTTATGACGCATAAAAGGAAAAGAAATTCCTGAAAAATTAGAACCGCCGCCAAAACAACCAATTATTACATCGGGATATTCTCCGGTCATTTCCATTTGCTTTTCAGCTTCTAAACCAATAACAGTTTGATGCAGCGAAACGTGATTTAAAACACTTCCAAGGGTATATTTACAATTTGGAGTTTGCATAGCCAATTCGATTGCTTCCGAAATAGCTGTTCCCAAACTTCCCTGATAATGAGGATGTTCTGTGAGTACTTTTCGTCCGGCTTTGGTACTCATGCTGGGCGAAGGAATAACTTGCGCTCCCCAAGTTTCCATTAACGAGCGACGATAAGGTTTTTGTTCGTAGCTGATTTTTACCATATAAACCGCTAATTCCAACCCGAATGCCTTTGCCGCGAACGATAAAGCTGTTCCCCATTGTCCTGCACCGGTTTCAGTAGTAATGTTGGTAACGCCTTCTATTTTATTGTAATACGCCTGTGCAAGCGCTGAATTGAGTTTATGTGAACCAACCGGACTCACACTTTCATTTTTGAAATAAATATGAGCAGGCGTATCCAGCGCTTTTTCCAGATTATAAGCACGTACAAGTGGAGTAGGGCGGTAAATTAAATATTTATCCCTCACCTCTTCAGGTATATCAATCCAAGTGTCTTTTGTGTTAAATTCCTGATTACTAAGTTCTTTTGCAAATAATGGATATAAATCTTCGGCTTTCATCGGTTCTTTTGTTGCCGGATTCAACAATGGTTTTGGTAAATTTGGCATGTCTGCCAAAATATTGTACCATTGTGATGGTAGTTGGTTTTCTTCAAGGAGAAATTTCTTTCTTTTTGTCATAATGTTATATTTTAGTTAATTGTATTTGCTCTAATAAAAAACCTACTGTTTGGTGCAAACAATAGGTTTTTCGATTTATTTTTCATTTCAACAGATTATGATACAAAGTTATATTTATTTCTCAGATTATCAAAAAAATATATTAATAATTTTCAAATTATCACCAAACACAACTCTTTCGCATTGAATTATCACAATAATAAGACATACTCATAATTACTGAACTAATATTTTTAGAATTTTAGAACTATTTTTTAATCTAATATGTTTGAATGGAATAATTTTAAACGCAAAATGGCAATATGTATAAATTTATTCTTCATAAAGCAAACACACGTGGTAAAGCTGACCACGGATGGTTAAAAAGTTTTCACACATTCAGCTTCGGGCATTATTATGACCCTGAAAGAGTGAACTTTGGAGCATTGAGAGTATTAAATGATGACACGATAGAAGCCGGAATGGGATTTGATACGCATCCTCACCAGAATATGGAAATTATCAGTATTCCACTTGAAGGTGATTTGGAACACAGAGACAGTATGGGAAATGTTACTGTTATAAGAAGCGGAGATGTACAGGTAATGAGCGCCGGAACAGGAATTTATCACAGTGAATATAACTACAATAAAGATAAATCAGGGAAGTTCTTACAAATTTGGATTTATCCTAACAAGAAAAATGTTACACCGCGCTATGATC
The genomic region above belongs to uncultured Paludibacter sp. and contains:
- the trpB gene encoding Tryptophan synthase beta chain 2, whose protein sequence is MTKRKKFLLEENQLPSQWYNILADMPNLPKPLLNPATKEPMKAEDLYPLFAKELSNQEFNTKDTWIDIPEEVRDKYLIYRPTPLVRAYNLEKALDTPAHIYFKNESVSPVGSHKLNSALAQAYYNKIEGVTNITTETGAGQWGTALSFAAKAFGLELAVYMVKISYEQKPYRRSLMETWGAQVIPSPSMSTKAGRKVLTEHPHYQGSLGTAISEAIELAMQTPNCKYTLGSVLNHVSLHQTVIGLEAEKQMEMTGEYPDVIIGCFGGGSNFSGISFPFMRHNIKKGKKTRFVAAEPSSCPKLTKGVFQYDFGDEAGYTPLLPMFTLGHSFAPAHIHAGGLRYHGAGTIVSQLMIDNLMEATDIPQLESFEAGVLFAQTEGIMPAPESAHAIAAAIREAQKAKEEGKSKVILFNLSGHGFVDMTAYDQYIAGDLVNYNITFEDIKKTTDLLEKII
- the yhhW gene encoding Quercetin 2,3-dioxygenase; this translates as MYKFILHKANTRGKADHGWLKSFHTFSFGHYYDPERVNFGALRVLNDDTIEAGMGFDTHPHQNMEIISIPLEGDLEHRDSMGNVTVIRSGDVQVMSAGTGIYHSEYNYNKDKSGKFLQIWIYPNKKNVTPRYDQISLQIKDRENKLQQILSPNAEDDGVWIYQNAWFYIGNFQKDFSVLYDIKSKENGVYFFTLKGSFEIANQILNTRDGFGIWSVDQIEIKSLENNSEILLMDVPMIF